The following coding sequences are from one Thermocrinis jamiesonii window:
- a CDS encoding energy transducer TonB, translating into MEKKIIEIDFSVENLRNEVSDVKASKQKERTLTNLPSTNKEQTLQKPTEEIQPPPPPVKDEPKEPAVERSIQREELSDSSFSFPVSERQEREEESSPAQAMKDTKNPSGLLSPQQNTNEEKNTSLEESFLREKLSVISNIVQKRINYPTIAKRMGWEGRVLISFVLEPSGEIKELRVLKSSGYDILDREAVDTIKRSYREFPKPPISVLIKLPIAFRLE; encoded by the coding sequence GTGGAGAAAAAGATAATTGAAATAGACTTTTCCGTTGAAAATTTAAGAAATGAAGTGTCTGATGTTAAAGCATCAAAGCAAAAGGAAAGGACACTTACAAACCTACCTTCAACAAACAAAGAGCAAACTCTACAAAAACCTACAGAGGAAATCCAACCACCCCCTCCGCCTGTAAAGGATGAACCAAAAGAACCAGCAGTGGAACGGTCCATTCAAAGGGAAGAGCTTTCGGACTCATCTTTTTCATTTCCAGTAAGCGAAAGGCAGGAAAGGGAAGAGGAAAGCTCTCCAGCTCAAGCCATGAAGGATACAAAAAACCCATCAGGGCTTTTATCTCCACAGCAGAACACGAACGAAGAAAAAAACACATCCTTAGAGGAAAGCTTCCTTAGGGAAAAACTCTCTGTAATATCAAACATAGTCCAAAAAAGAATAAACTATCCAACTATAGCCAAAAGGATGGGGTGGGAAGGAAGAGTTTTGATTAGCTTTGTGTTGGAACCAAGTGGAGAAATAAAAGAGCTAAGAGTTCTAAAAAGCAGTGGTTACGATATATTAGACAGAGAAGCGGTTGATACTATAAAGAGAAGCTATAGAGAGTTTCCAAAACCCCCTATAAGTGTGTTGATAAAACTACCAATAGCCTTTAGGCTTGAATAA
- a CDS encoding F0F1 ATP synthase subunit gamma, whose translation MPKLSPRDIRRKIQGIKNTRRITNAMKVVSAAKLRKAQEAIYASRPYSERLYDVLSHLASHVDTSVHPLLEVREEKRVDIILITADRGLAGAFNSTVIKKAEELIQEKASKNIEVSLVLIGRKGVQYFSKRNYRLLRAYEEVFRKEINFEVVKEVGQLLRDRYQNKETDRVYLINNEMVTRVNYKPIVRQFLPFERIEQKDQDYSTYEFEVDAETFINKLIDLYLNYQLYRAMLESNAAEHFARMVAMDNATRNADDLIRTWTLIFNKARQESITYELVDIVNAVEAMK comes from the coding sequence ATGCCAAAACTGTCTCCAAGGGATATAAGGAGAAAAATTCAAGGAATTAAAAACACTAGGAGAATCACCAACGCTATGAAGGTTGTTTCTGCCGCTAAGCTCAGAAAGGCTCAAGAAGCCATCTACGCCTCAAGACCATACTCGGAAAGGTTGTATGATGTGCTTTCTCACCTTGCATCCCACGTAGATACAAGCGTTCATCCTCTTTTGGAAGTTAGAGAAGAGAAAAGGGTAGATATAATACTGATAACTGCAGACAGAGGATTGGCAGGTGCCTTTAATTCCACCGTTATAAAAAAGGCAGAAGAACTAATTCAAGAGAAAGCCAGCAAAAACATAGAAGTTAGCTTAGTACTTATAGGTCGCAAAGGTGTTCAGTATTTTTCAAAAAGAAACTACAGACTGCTAAGGGCTTATGAGGAGGTATTCAGAAAGGAAATAAACTTTGAGGTGGTAAAAGAGGTAGGACAACTCTTAAGGGACAGATACCAAAACAAAGAGACGGACAGAGTCTATTTAATAAACAACGAGATGGTTACAAGGGTAAATTACAAGCCAATTGTTAGACAGTTTTTGCCCTTTGAAAGGATTGAGCAAAAAGATCAAGATTACAGCACTTATGAGTTTGAAGTTGATGCTGAAACCTTCATAAACAAACTGATAGACCTTTATCTGAATTACCAACTCTATAGGGCAATGCTTGAATCAAACGCCGCAGAGCACTTTGCCAGGATGGTTGCCATGGACAACGCTACACGCAATGCAGACGACTTGATAAGAACTTGGACGCTTATATTCAACAAAGCAAGGCAAGAGTCCATCACCTACGAGCTTGTAGATATAGTTAATGCAGTGGAAGCTATGAAGTAA
- the ftsY gene encoding signal recognition particle-docking protein FtsY yields the protein MFGFFKKSEEEKLAEKGDKSAILRLIEKGKKNKAIAILENFKENPELRPILFKLYMEEGKYYYAYQLVEYYDKNLATAKERALLYEKVGEKQKAVEEYLRIGDFESLYRAGILIKEDEPKKSLQILERALALANPIERKQLEEHIRELKEKLGLVEVKKESFLEKLKNSLRRTKEVLEFGVLFAGRKVDEDLLEELEERLIRADLGVKKATELVEELRKESIRRNIKTWEELLPVLKERLLAYLGNCKGELREGKVYLFLGVNGSGKTTTIGKLAYRFKKQGKKVLLCAGDTFRSAAIEQLQVWAQRSGADIVFKEEGSDPASVVYQALEKADAYDVVLIDTAGRLHTKEPLIRELRKIKQVIQKFYPEEPTETLLVLDATIGQNSISQAKVFREALEVSGIILTKLDGSSKGGAIVPICTELRIPVKLLGVGEGLEDLQDFDPKTFVEELIS from the coding sequence ATGTTTGGCTTTTTCAAAAAGTCAGAAGAAGAAAAGTTAGCGGAAAAGGGAGACAAGTCTGCCATACTAAGGTTAATAGAAAAAGGGAAAAAGAACAAAGCTATAGCCATACTTGAAAACTTTAAAGAAAATCCAGAGCTAAGACCCATACTTTTTAAGCTTTATATGGAAGAGGGTAAGTATTATTACGCCTACCAATTGGTGGAGTATTACGATAAAAACTTGGCAACCGCCAAAGAAAGGGCGCTTCTTTATGAAAAGGTTGGGGAAAAACAAAAAGCTGTTGAGGAATATCTAAGGATCGGAGATTTTGAAAGTCTCTATAGGGCGGGGATTTTAATAAAGGAAGACGAGCCAAAAAAGAGCCTTCAGATCTTGGAAAGAGCTTTGGCACTAGCCAACCCCATAGAGAGAAAACAGTTAGAAGAACACATAAGGGAACTAAAAGAAAAACTTGGGTTGGTGGAGGTAAAAAAGGAAAGTTTTCTTGAAAAGCTAAAAAATAGCCTAAGGAGAACAAAGGAAGTTCTTGAGTTTGGGGTCCTTTTTGCAGGCAGAAAAGTTGATGAAGATCTTTTGGAGGAGTTGGAAGAAAGGCTCATAAGGGCTGACTTAGGAGTCAAAAAGGCAACTGAGTTGGTGGAAGAGCTGAGAAAGGAGTCCATCAGAAGAAACATAAAAACGTGGGAAGAGCTTCTTCCTGTTCTGAAAGAAAGGCTTTTGGCATACTTAGGAAACTGTAAAGGAGAGCTAAGGGAAGGTAAAGTCTATCTTTTCTTAGGTGTAAATGGTTCTGGAAAGACTACAACCATAGGTAAGTTGGCCTATAGGTTCAAAAAACAGGGTAAGAAGGTTTTACTCTGTGCTGGAGATACCTTTAGGTCCGCTGCCATAGAGCAGTTGCAGGTTTGGGCTCAAAGAAGCGGGGCAGACATAGTTTTTAAGGAAGAAGGATCTGACCCTGCATCGGTAGTGTATCAAGCTTTGGAAAAGGCGGACGCATACGATGTGGTTCTGATAGATACCGCAGGAAGACTTCATACAAAGGAACCGCTTATAAGGGAGCTAAGAAAGATAAAGCAGGTAATTCAAAAGTTCTATCCTGAAGAACCTACAGAAACTCTTTTGGTTTTGGACGCAACCATAGGACAAAACTCCATATCTCAAGCCAAGGTTTTTAGGGAAGCCTTAGAGGTAAGCGGTATAATTTTGACAAAGCTGGACGGCTCTTCTAAGGGTGGAGCCATAGTGCCTATATGCACAGAGCTAAGGATACCGGTCAAACTCTTGGGGGTGGGAGAAGGTTTGGAGGACTTGCAAGACTTTGATCCAAAAACCTTTGTGGAGGAGCTAATCTCTTGA